Proteins from one Phytoactinopolyspora mesophila genomic window:
- a CDS encoding ABC transporter substrate-binding protein: MGLSSVLILGLAFATACGGDDGGNPSGDSGQGGGEGQDIELEFWTFVDAHTDFMQARADEFNAQNDEYNIVLDASVADFEEMHDRLLVAMQTGAGAPDIVDIEIQRFATFLRGEVPLHPLTDIVDNHRDQLVEERTAPYRADGVEYGIDYHLGTWVMYYNNEILEEAGVDVDDIVSWDDYIEAGKQVVANTDAWMAPVETTDRFSVIGLMLQNGGGTYDENNELILDSQENIDALQLIADMVHEHEIATVSAGGQVHDEAFYQAMNAGEYASVWMPQWFVTRFWDFMPETEGHILIRPLPEFEPGGFISTMGGGTGTAITKQIDDDKLDAAKQFLEFAKLSYDAQVALWTELGFDPFRNDVYEDEALLEADPWFGGEQVMTNLEGMFDRLAPEYTGPRYPEAILQLRDVVAYDVIEQGADPGEALRKAAEEVRSIDD; encoded by the coding sequence TTGGGGCTCAGTTCGGTCCTGATCCTCGGTCTGGCGTTCGCCACCGCGTGTGGTGGCGACGACGGCGGCAACCCCAGCGGCGATTCCGGCCAAGGCGGCGGTGAGGGCCAGGACATCGAGCTCGAGTTCTGGACGTTCGTCGACGCGCACACCGACTTCATGCAGGCCCGCGCGGACGAGTTCAACGCGCAGAACGACGAGTACAACATCGTCCTGGACGCATCCGTAGCCGACTTCGAGGAGATGCACGACCGGCTCCTCGTCGCGATGCAGACCGGCGCCGGCGCGCCGGATATCGTCGACATCGAAATCCAGCGCTTCGCGACGTTCCTGCGCGGCGAGGTGCCACTACACCCGCTCACCGACATCGTCGACAACCACCGGGACCAGCTGGTGGAGGAGCGCACCGCGCCGTACCGGGCCGACGGCGTCGAGTACGGCATCGACTATCACCTCGGCACCTGGGTGATGTACTACAACAACGAGATCCTCGAGGAAGCCGGCGTCGATGTCGACGACATCGTGAGCTGGGACGACTACATCGAGGCCGGTAAACAGGTGGTGGCGAACACCGACGCGTGGATGGCGCCGGTGGAGACGACGGACCGGTTCTCGGTGATCGGGCTGATGCTGCAGAACGGCGGCGGCACCTACGACGAGAACAACGAGCTGATTCTCGACAGCCAGGAGAACATCGACGCGTTGCAGCTGATCGCCGACATGGTCCATGAGCACGAGATCGCCACGGTGTCGGCCGGCGGTCAGGTTCATGACGAGGCCTTCTACCAGGCGATGAACGCCGGTGAGTATGCCTCGGTGTGGATGCCACAATGGTTCGTCACCCGCTTCTGGGACTTCATGCCCGAAACCGAGGGGCACATCCTCATCCGCCCGCTTCCCGAGTTCGAGCCCGGCGGATTCATCAGCACCATGGGTGGCGGCACCGGTACGGCGATCACCAAGCAGATCGACGACGACAAGCTTGACGCGGCCAAGCAGTTCCTCGAGTTCGCCAAGCTCAGCTACGACGCGCAAGTAGCGCTATGGACGGAGCTCGGCTTCGACCCGTTCCGCAACGACGTCTACGAGGACGAGGCGCTGCTCGAGGCTGATCCGTGGTTCGGCGGCGAGCAAGTAATGACGAACCTGGAGGGCATGTTCGACCGGCTGGCTCCCGAATACACGGGACCGAGGTATCCGGAGGCGATCCTGCAACTGCGCGACGTGGTCGCCTACGACGTCATCGAACAGGGTGCGGATCCGGGCGAAGCGCTCCGGAAGGCGGCAGAGGAAGTCCGCTCGATCGACGACTAA
- a CDS encoding FadR/GntR family transcriptional regulator yields the protein MDQNDEAGGHTVETEAELNTHERVVSRLEELVFRELEPGSELPSESELSADLSVSRLTVREAVRSLQARGLIEVRHGKRPIVARLSSAAVQDFFAASLRQGPRTMLELLEVRRALEVQITALAAGRVNRTAASAMSQALDDMRANTGDPDAFDLADVRFHEALAAASGNQIMTFLIEAMAHPMRASRMQSRRGHVARNRPLVQVIDEHTRIYDLVISGDATGAAAAMRDHLDQTEHSLWTAIDLPPDDDATP from the coding sequence TTGGATCAGAACGACGAAGCTGGCGGTCACACTGTCGAGACGGAGGCAGAACTGAACACGCATGAGCGAGTCGTCAGCCGGCTCGAAGAGCTGGTTTTCCGCGAACTCGAGCCCGGCTCGGAGCTGCCGTCCGAGTCCGAACTCTCCGCTGACCTGAGCGTCAGCCGGCTCACCGTCCGCGAGGCGGTGCGCTCCCTGCAAGCCCGCGGCCTGATCGAAGTGCGGCATGGAAAGCGCCCGATTGTCGCCCGGTTGTCGTCGGCGGCTGTTCAGGATTTCTTCGCCGCCAGCCTCCGGCAGGGTCCCCGCACCATGCTCGAGCTGCTCGAAGTCCGCCGCGCGCTCGAAGTTCAGATCACCGCGCTCGCCGCCGGCCGGGTCAACCGCACCGCCGCGTCCGCCATGAGCCAGGCGCTCGATGACATGCGCGCCAACACCGGCGATCCAGACGCGTTCGACCTCGCCGACGTCCGCTTCCACGAGGCCCTGGCTGCCGCCAGCGGGAACCAGATCATGACGTTCCTGATCGAGGCGATGGCCCATCCCATGCGAGCCAGCAGGATGCAGAGCCGCCGCGGGCACGTCGCCCGCAACCGGCCGCTCGTGCAGGTCATCGATGAGCACACGCGGATCTACGACCTCGTCATCAGCGGCGACGCCACGGGCGCCGCCGCGGCGATGCGCGACCACCTGGACCAGACCGAACACTCGCTGTGGACGGCGATCGACCTGCCGCCCGACGACGACGCCACCCCCTGA